Below is a genomic region from Spartinivicinus marinus.
GTTGCTTCAATCTGTTGACTAACCTGAGTTAACGACTGGATGGTTTGATTAAACTCGGTCACTTTTTGCTGACGGGCCTGAGCAAGATAGCCAAGATACTTCTGGGTGCGTGCAACATCGGTAGGCTGCTGCTGGTTCAGCAACATTTTTATATTAGAGTTTTGACCTGTATACAGTGCCAGTAACATCGTTTGTTCTAACTGTTGTTGTTGCTGACGCTTGGCAACACTGAGCTGGTGCTGCCTAGTATGGAGCTTTTTTAATTGTTGCTGGCCCTCCTGCAACCGGCTTTCAATTTCCTGCACTTTTTTATGAAGCCGTTCCATTTCCTGCTCACTTGTTTGCAACGATTGTTGTACGTTAGAGCGTTGTTGTTGGATTTTTTTGAGTAGCTGTTGGGTTTTTTTAATTTCAGCTTGCAATTGTTTTAACTGTTTTTCTTTTTCTTGTAATTCTGGGTTAGCCCAGCTAACGCTGCTGTTAAGTAAAGCAGTGCCACTTATTAAACAAATACAAATAGGTTTATAAAGTTGTTTTGTCAAAGAAAAGATAAATTTCAACATTGATTACAACACTTGTAGTTGGAAACATTTCAAGAAACACACCAGAAGGTGTTTTTTTAAGTATGCCTGGTAATTGGAGATGTCGCAAAGAAACTTCATGAAAACCAAAAACCCAACTTATAAATTGGGTTTTTAGATAAAGAAACAGTGGATTAATTCCGCAAGTTTTTTAACTTGTTTTTTGGCTTATGAGGGAGTAAGTATTTGTGATGAAACTAGTTTGCTTGCTCCACTAATACTTTTCCTGTCATTTCTTCTGGAATGGGTAGTTCCATTAAGCTAAGTATTGTAGGGGCAATATCTGACAGAATACCGCGATCTTTAATCTTAATCGCTTTGGGTCCAGCATAGACTAGTGGTACAGGTTCACAAGTATGGGCTGTATGGGCCTGCCCCGTTTCTTCATTACTCATTTGTTCGACATTGCCATGGTCAGCGGTAATTAAACATTGACCATTAACTTGTTCTAACGCTTTAAGAATCCGGCCAATACACTCATCAAGACATTCAACCGCTTTCACTGCGGCATCAAAAACACCGGTATGGCCTACCATATCGCCATTGGCATAATTGCATACCACTAAGTCGTATTTTCCACTGATAATTGCTTCAACTAACTTATCAGTGACTTCGGGGGCACTCATTTCAGGTTTTAGGTCATATGTGGCTACATCGGGTGAGTTAACCAAAATGCGAGTTTCGCCCTTATAAGGAGTTTCTTCGCCGCCACTGAAGAAAAAGGTTACATGGGCATATTTTTCTGTTTCTGCAATTCGTAACTGAGTTTTGCTAAGTGATGCCAAATATTCGCCGAGGGTGTTTTTTAATGATGCAGGCGGAAATGCGCAAGGTGCAGGAATATCAGCAGCATACTGAGTGAGCATAACAAAACCCGCTAGATTAGGCCGGCTAATACGTTCAAAGCCACTAAAGCTGTCTTCTACGAATGCACGTGTTAGCTGTCTAGCGCGGTCTGCACGAAAGTTCATAAACACAACTGCATCACCATCGCCAATAACGGTAGGCTTCTGATTTGCAGGAGTAACGATGGTTGCCTTAACAAACTCGTCATTTTCACTTCTAGCATAAGCTGCTTGCAAACCAGTAACTGGGTCCTCTGCAGAAAAATCGCCAGTACCTAAGGTAAGCATGTTATAAGCAGCGGCAACTCGGTCCCAACGGTTGTCGCGATCCATAGCGAAGTAGCGGCCAATCAAGCTGGCAATTCGGCCTACACCTAGGTCTGAAAGTTTGGCTTCGATGCGTTTTAGTGATGTTTCAGCACTTCGTGGAGGCGTGTCACGACCATCTAAAAATGCATGTACATAAACGGCTTGAGCACCACGCTGAGCAGCTAGGTCAATCATGGCTAAAATATGGTCTTCATGACTATGTACTCCGCCGGGAGATAACAAGCCTAGAATATGAACGGCTTTGTTTTCAGTAATGGCTTTGTCTACAGCTTCTGTCAGGGTTGGGTTGGTAAAAAAAGAGGCATCTGCAATGGCCTTAGTGATGCGTGTGAAGTCTTGATACACAACCCGACCTGCCCCTAAGTTC
It encodes:
- the gpmM gene encoding 2,3-bisphosphoglycerate-independent phosphoglycerate mutase encodes the protein MSNQRRTTALLILDGFGYSETSESNAIAAAETPVWDKLWEQNPHSLISGSGIDVGLPDGQMGNSEVGHMNLGAGRVVYQDFTRITKAIADASFFTNPTLTEAVDKAITENKAVHILGLLSPGGVHSHEDHILAMIDLAAQRGAQAVYVHAFLDGRDTPPRSAETSLKRIEAKLSDLGVGRIASLIGRYFAMDRDNRWDRVAAAYNMLTLGTGDFSAEDPVTGLQAAYARSENDEFVKATIVTPANQKPTVIGDGDAVVFMNFRADRARQLTRAFVEDSFSGFERISRPNLAGFVMLTQYAADIPAPCAFPPASLKNTLGEYLASLSKTQLRIAETEKYAHVTFFFSGGEETPYKGETRILVNSPDVATYDLKPEMSAPEVTDKLVEAIISGKYDLVVCNYANGDMVGHTGVFDAAVKAVECLDECIGRILKALEQVNGQCLITADHGNVEQMSNEETGQAHTAHTCEPVPLVYAGPKAIKIKDRGILSDIAPTILSLMELPIPEEMTGKVLVEQAN